The sequence GATCTTTGAATATAAAGCGGTTTCCTAGAGATACTTTGCATGGTTTCATCTCAGTGATTCTTTTAACACTTCAGGCCATCAGCATTCAGATTTCACAAAACCCTTCCACATTTCTAGTGACGTTTACATTTGGGAGGGTCCCTCCCAGTCCTGCAGTAAGGAGCAAGCCTCTTGTGGGTTATGCTCTCTGTCTGCCATGTAATCCGTTGGGAAAGTCTAGTCTTTTTGCAGCCCTGCTTACAGCGTTCAGCAATACATATCCCTCCCTAGAAAGTCCACAGTCCTGTGagttggaagaaaataaagtttactGATGCTAGATCATAATTTGATCAGTTTTCTCAGTAGAGATCTTTCAAGAGGATGGTAAGTGCCCTTCCTAAGGGGACAGCGTTCAAACTTTTTCCACTCAGATAACATGCCTTTTACTTATCTACATCATGGCTCACAGACAGCTCTGGAGCCTGTTTAGCGGTGTGTGAAGTCCAAAACCGACTTCACAGCACTGGATGTAGACTGCCCTGTAGTTAAGCAGATTCCCTAGTCTGCGTACAAATTTCTTGGTGAAAGGGGTACGGTGCAGAATTACTATTAGTTGACCTTGAAAGCTGTAGGAATGGTTTTAGACTGGTTGCTCAGATGCACACACACCTTGCCATGAGAGCAAACGTTCACTTCCTGCTCCTGGCTCATCTCCACAGAGAAACTCTGCACTGAATGATTCCTTCAGCAGGAAGGATTTGACCTCAGGAGCCTGCTCCACTCCAGGTTGCGTGACTCAGATAGTAAGCATTTCAAGGGAAGTGTTTTGTCTTGCCTCAGGGAAAGATCAAGCCCACATTTTGtctgactttttcctttttgtattaaaatgaattattttcttgcctGCATAAGAtgtgtattttacatttcaatttattatgttttataagGAGTTTATGACTCTCTGATGTAGGGTTCATAAAGCAAAGGTAATTGACTTTGGCATTGGATTTgggattttatttctgtatccTGTCTGAAATCCTTCACTGAACCATTTCTGAGGTCAGCCTGGTGCTGTGTGAGCACAGGTGGCCTATTGAAGCTGTCAGATTGCAGCTGAGCACTGGAGCAATTAAAGGCTATGTTTTTCTCTATATACATAAGGATTTAGGAACATATTACTCTGATTACTCATAATGGGACTTAGATGCAAAATTCCTCTTCATAAAGATGCAAGAGTACTACTAGAATTGGAAGTTCAGCTACAGAACTATAGGTTAGTGCTGCGTCAACTCCAGGAAGTGGTTATTTGTACTCATAAATACCTATTTCACGTTGGGGTCCCAGAagttttttattcttaaatatttattttcatattgaaaAAATAGTTCAAGGTTAACTCAAGTAGAAATGCACAATTTATACAATAAAGCCGTACTTTAATGTGGAAGACAGCTAAAATAACActtattaataattaattttatgcGGGTTTTGCTACTTGCCAGAATGGCATTTAACGTCCTCTAGATACAGTAATTCGACACTGAAATTTGGCTATGAATAGCAAAGCCAATGGTCATAATTAAGACTGAATGTAAGAGGATGTGAAGGGTGTGGTTGAAGGATTCAGCAAcgtttctgtgtgttttcactgtgtgttttcaatgtcattggaaaaaaagttttcattctgATTATAGCTATTTTATAAAGTAATTGCACCGGTGCGTTACAATGGCACAGTTCCAGGGCTAAGTTTCCCCTCCAAACGCGAGTGCTTTCATCTTCAAGCACAATCAGATTGGAGCAGCTTTGAAACTAGAATGTGACTAGCTGCCACCACAAATTCAAGCTAGCATTGCAAGAGATTTCAAACAGTTCAGCAATAGAATTCAGCATCTAGGCTGTGGGACGACTGTGCTTGCTTCCTCTCGCTTGATGCATTCAACGTGCTGCCATAACCCTCAAGAAATAAAGCAGGTTTCATTGTAAGGTGGTTAAAGGATCTGTGACATGATGCTTCCATGCATGTATTTGTCCGTGTGTCCTATATGACTGTCTTGCTGATAcagtactcttttttttctttcttttttcttttttttttaattttacagctAACACTGTAATTGTGTCATGCATGGATACTTGTTCATCAAATAACACCACTTTTCCACTTTGTACTTTTAACAATTCTTGCAAAAGAGCAGTGCAACATAGAAGAGAAAACCAGACTGTTTTACTGAAGGCCATTGTAAATCATTCCAGTTTCCATGATCTTCCATGTGTTTGCCAGTCCTCCAGGAGGGAACAGCAGTCCCAAACTGAACACACCGACTGTGAATCCAAGAGAGATGCGAATGTTGATCATCAAGGATCAGGGTCAGTAGCTAGAAAAAGTAAGTAGGGGAagagaaatacataattttgtAGTTAATCACAAcatgaaatacatgtttttatttggtAGTTAAAAGGAAATGATAATATGCTGCTGGTTCTCTATGGTCTTTGCAAAATCTATGAACAATGTTTTTTTTAGCTTGCCTTTGAATGGCTAGAGAATGCAAGTTTTATGCCAGATTCTCAGTGGCATTCATGCCTGGATGTAAGTGAAACATATCAGTAGCAAAATGCTGACTTCTCTTCTTTGAAGATCTTGTATAAATTCAtggcgggtgtgtgtgtgtcattaTCTCCAGGGGGCTTTGTATTGGTCTGGAAGGAGGGTGCTGTGAGAAAAGAATGCCTTATCCAGCAGCCACCCGGAGTATTTTTGTTGCAAATTTGACCTCTGCCATCTGGCTTTTATCAATGCTCTTATATCCCCATCTTCATTCTTTTAATCTTGctaaattttctaaaatttcatttatttttaaagagtggggggtttttattattttttattttattttatttttttaaagagttgtAATTTCTGATCAGTTTTCATGctgaatttgcttttaaacGTCATTGTGGAACTCTACATGTAGGTTGCTGATACTATatgaagatatatatatatattgttgtGAGCAACCTGAAGAACTAATTCAAAGATGGCAACTATTCAAGTGACAGCTATACAAGAAATAACCATTTTTGTGCTTGTAGTCTACAATACCCAGAACAGTGTAGTATCAGAAATGGCTTTGCACGTTTCATAGAATGCAGTGCTGAATAAGAGCTGGCACAGCAATACAGAGAAGAGTTCAGCAACATTCACATCTTTTCAGAGCAGTAGCAGCATATTCCTTCTGTGCCGTATACACTTGCAAAGTATCTGGAAAGTTTGGGGGAAGAAGATGCCTCTGAATTTTGGTTTTCTAACGTTGTCAGCAACGGGGGCAACAGGCCAAGTCCTGAATACAAGAAATGCAGTTGTTTTCCAAATGCCTGATTTTCTTATTATAAAATAGCTGTCTTAACAAGtatggaaaataacaaaaaagaaatgtggacAAAGTCTGTTCTCAGTTATACCTGTATACCTTTAACAATTTTGACAATGTCTCATCCACCTATGTTTTTTGTTAACATTGTGCAAGTCTCACAGCTTGTGTGCTTTAAAGTGAAACAAGAACCTTCTGCAACTGGTAACAGACTAGATCATATCTCTATCATCATATGACTttctcaggttttatttttttcacagcctgattttttttgttacctttgacaacagacaacaaaacaatgaaaaactgaaaagctcTGAAGCTGGTAGTAAAGCAGAAAAGGGGCTATAGCTTGCAGGGAAAGTATATTTTGTATAGATAACCAATACATTACAGATCTGTTCAGAATAACTTTACATAGTATGCTTTTGTACATTTTATCATAGTAATGTAAAAGCCTACTGTATGTTTTTGCAAATGAGACAGAGaacttgttttctctgtctgctgCACATTATGTAACAGTTTTGTCgtaatttctgtttccaaaagcaaaaggcttacttgaagtgaaaacagaagatgttatttattcttataaatattttaatttcactaCGGTTTCTGAGAAAGAAGAAGTAGAGCATAATACTTACTACCTGCTGGAAATGTACATCAACAATTCTGTAGTTGGaggaagaaatgcagctgaagaaCACCTAAATCATTCCTGTCTACTGGCAATGATGGAAGACCAAAATGACTGTATAAATATTTCACTGCAGCTGAAGTCCTATGTAGAATGTAAGTTACAAAGGAGAGTCGGAATGGaaaccaaaccagaaacaaTATCAATCTTACAAAAAATCTCCAGTAGGTAGTTCTTTGCTTTCAGCAACaatttgaaagtatttaagTATGTCACAAGAAAAGACTACAATTTTGATCATCCATTAGTAAAAGACCATCTTTAGTAGGTAACTGACAGTTTTTATAGTGATTTGAAACAGGTTTAGCTGTGGCTGTTTTTCCCTGGAAGCAACACAGCAAAGTAGGtgtctgtatatttttttgcttagtGGTGACAGACTCACAAATTGCATGCATGACAAAACCAGggattacttttttcttctcccctccctgatAATGGCATAACCCTGTTGTCTTGgaggtaaattaaaaaattcctGTTAACTTCAGCGGCAGAAGAACCAGGAAATAGGTTTGACTTTTCTTAATGTTGTACTGCAATATCCTACTATGCAGCCTTACTACAGTACacttaaaagagaaatatttagcTGAACTAGGCTTAGTTTTCCCAGAGGACAGCCTGTCAGctttttaaatttgtctttgtGCTGCAGGAGTGTTTTGGCTGATTGCCTGACTATGATCCGGGCTTCCAGCCTATGTGCAATGTTTGCCATCTGGGAGTTGCTGAATTACTAAATTCATTTAGTTTTGTATGGCAAATGCATTTTATGCTGTACcttttcggggggggggggggaagtgtttTGGAGTTGGCTAAACCTATGTTAAAGAAGTCTAGGTAAAATCCTAGAGAAGAGAGGGCAGTTAcggtgtttttatttaaaacaagtaGGTCTAGCTATGAGTGGAGTATAGTTTGTAACTTGCCCTGCCAACTTGTGTCAAAACTATGAGGTAACCACGCTTTGCTAATGGTGATTTACTGGGGAAGTAGTTGTCTCAAgttaacaacaaaaattaacaaCGCATCTTTTTTCTATTTACCTCAAAGCAAAGCTGACGAGGTGCTCAGGGCCTTTACTAAGCAAGGTTGATATACAAGTCATTACAAGTCACTGCAAGATGGGGTAGAGTACTCTGTCTGAAAGGAGCCTGAATGACTGTACTAAAGAAATTTTAGTTCTGAATTAGGAGACATGAGCTGCGCTTACCTCAAAGAGCCATGTGGTTATTGGCAGTTACCTCGTGACTTCTCAGTGGAGAAGATGCACAAGGGAAGTGAGTTGATGTAGGTCTAATTATACCGTTCTAAGccaaggagaggaaaacagtGGTTTGGCTATAGTctgtaatttgattttatatGAGCCATAGAAACatagttgttttttaaaatagttatttgACAATGCTAAGGTATGCATTAACATGCAGCTGCCAAAGAAGTTTGAAACGTCTTTCAAATAATCAGGAAGGAAACTTTCCCACATCCTTTCTCTGTAGTGTGTAGTCATGGCTCGTACTAGTTACTGAACTAATTCCCTGCAGAATGTGggtgcatttctgcagcagctgttgtCCAAAAGAGCAGCCTACCTCCTACACCCAGTCCCTCCCCGATTCTCACCCAAGGCAGCTTTAGTTAAAAGAACTTCCCAGAGGGGTCCTGTTGGTGGCATTTCTTCAAATTTTGGTAAGGAAATTTCTATATGTAGAATCTTACTTTCCACCATATATGGAGATAGACCAGGAGGTTGAGAATGCTGGTACGGGCTAGTGTTGGACAGTGGACCAATTCCTTCTGTGCTCCATCCATTAAATATAAACATTGatctttgaaacattttcttcctggacttcttcctttgtttatacaaacaggaaaaattttCATTCACTTAGCTATGTAGAACTATTTCAGACATGGAGACATAGATACAGGTGAAAGTAAAGATAAATTATAGATAGGAAACTTTGTTTCAAACAACAAAGAAGGCTGAAAGAACAAGGCATAAtctcttttgtttaaaatttttatctGGGGGGATAGGCATGGTCCAAAAACCTACCAAGATcaaatgttctgcttttctctgtcactGGTTTCCTGCTTCATTTTATCTCTTCTCCATTTTATGGACAGATCCAATGTGTATGGCGAAGATCATTTGGCTGACTATGATTGCAATAGTTCTTGTGTTTACTATTTCAATTGTCATCTACAAAATAGTccaagaaaatgaacaaaactgtAAGTAACAAGAAGTTAATCTGCATGAATTTAAATTTCAATGCAATGAAAAATCTATTAATTTACAATAACAAAGCTGTTGATTATTAATGTGGCTCAGACAccagtattttatttgtaacaTGATAAAAGCTTCTTATACAGGAACTGAAATACTCATGTGATTGATACTATCACCTCTCACCTCTGAATTGTGGATGCAAATCCAAACTTGTTGACAGTTAATTAAATGTGGAGGTTTTAACAGGTGCTTGGTGGCCTGTGATCCTTAGTGGTATGAACTTCTAGTTTCAGATTGATTCCAGTAGATAAAAAGCAATTACAGTTGAACCTTGTTGAAGGTCTTAAGCATAAATGCCAATGACCAGTGTCAGCAGATTGAAATACCCTCTCCTTCCTGAAGATGATTCATCTAGGTCATGGTCAAGAAAAATTACATGATAGCTATGAAGAGATATACACTCAGCTATCTGTCCTAAAAACTTGTTACCTAAATTCGGTGGTGGTGTAATCCCATACAGGTCAGCCAAGCTGTGCCTTCTTAACCCCAGAGCTGAATAAAGCCCAGataatatttcttctctttgctgttatttcagcaaaaagaaTACTGCTGTGATTTCTGAATCAGCCCTATTGACTATTCCAAGTGATTAAAACTTTGCTATGAAAGAACCTGCCCTTAGTTCAGAGACTGAAATGATTGTTTCTACGGAATACCTTCACCAGCCAAGACGGGCTCATCCTATGCAAGTCACTTGGGATACAGGCTGAAATCAgatttacagtatttcttctaGCGAGATACAGTGAAGaaggtgaaaataaaagtgtaaGATTACTCTGAGCTTGAGACTTTTGAGCAATCCAGACGAAGTCCTCTGCACAGGAACAATGCAGAGAATAGACCACTTGTCAGCTGCTGGTCCGTGTTTTCAATCCCAAGTCAGAGGTAGCTGGTATAGGGAGCACACTCCCTTTCATCAGCATGGAAAGGTACTCTTAACTTAACCTGTTACCTGGGATAATAGCTCTTAGATGCTTTTCAGAGCCATTTCCTGAGACTTTCTGCCAGTGTCAGCCCTAAGCGGACAGAATATGGCTCCAGACAACCAGCATTTAGTTGCTATTACCAGGCAGATATCCATTCACCTTGTAGTCCAGAGCTGCCAAATGGAGACCTTGGTCACAGgggtaataaaaaaatcataagccATATCCATTCCCCTGATCGTCCTTACTGTATCCACAGGCAGTTTTGTAATGAAGGAGCAATAGGAGTCACGCTTTAATCATAActgaacagaaggaagaagagtacccacacacaaaatacttctctgatttttttgcatAACGTAAATGTTTTATGCGTATAGTTTTAAATGAATAAGCGAAATAGTTGCTTAAAATGGCAAATCTGTGCTCCCTTGCCAGTGATTAAAGAAACTCCTTACCAGATTatctttgttaaaataaatgttcttttactCATTGCCAGAACGAAATTCCGAGACCTATTTAATGTATGTAAAAATCCCACAAAATGTAAATTAGGGCTTTATAAGTGGGCTATTAAATGCTCTGAGTTAAAGgacttttatttgtaatttgaAAGCTACCTATAAATGCCATGAGTatgattttctgtgctttgagtCATAATATcctatttttaatgcagaactATTAGCAGTGAGGGTTAATGATTTACTGCCTTTATTCTTTAACATCAGCTTTCTATTAAATGCAGGTTTTTCAGAATTGTCATGGACacaagcagcaaggaaaaatgcCCTTTTGAGGCTTCTAATTACTGAGTTGCTTCTagaatacattttctgttaaGTTTATAACATGTAACATCATAAACATCAGTATGTTACCAATAAAAAGACAAGcacttaaaaatcagatttaagGGTTGCATTCCTTACATGTATATATTATGGCACCACCTTTAATTGCAAGTCTGTATACTGCTTTTTTCAGAGGTGCCCAAAGAACACAGCAGAATATTACTATGTGCCTAAAACAGCTGCTAAGAATTTTTCCAGTCATAATTCAGTTAGTagtttttctcttaatttctgagcaccactgaaagctggtaagaaatacagaattattcaTTTCCTCTTGAGACCTTGCAAGACATTCAGCTAGGCAGACTCTGACAGTCTCTGAAACATTAATTAAGTTACTTTCCATGAGTGcataaaacaaaatatccaCATAAACTTCATAGCGCTTACAACCAATCCATGACAAAGGAGCTAAATTAGAAATTAgtccttttgccttttcccttccaCTTTTATCTTATGACTGCTTCCAGAGCTTCC comes from Falco naumanni isolate bFalNau1 chromosome 1, bFalNau1.pat, whole genome shotgun sequence and encodes:
- the TMEM156 gene encoding transmembrane protein 156 isoform X1, yielding MCLLLRKSEVFKLVLGIITMFILCLPEFFKIHEANTVIVSCMDTCSSNNTTFPLCTFNNSCKRAVQHRRENQTVLLKAIVNHSSFHDLPCVCQSSRREQQSQTEHTDCESKRDANVDHQGSGSVARKTKGLLEVKTEDVIYSYKYFNFTTVSEKEEVEHNTYYLLEMYINNSVVGGRNAAEEHLNHSCLLAMMEDQNDCINISLQLKSYVEYPMCMAKIIWLTMIAIVLVFTISIVIYKIVQENEQNYCKHRVAAAVSTILRRKSFGYAGRTISTTKIHPFPVKTSNQQIPLTAQTTEKLPIIPEQEHCHVGASNIEVADVAV
- the TMEM156 gene encoding transmembrane protein 156 isoform X2 codes for the protein MDTCSSNNTTFPLCTFNNSCKRAVQHRRENQTVLLKAIVNHSSFHDLPCVCQSSRREQQSQTEHTDCESKRDANVDHQGSGSVARKTKGLLEVKTEDVIYSYKYFNFTTVSEKEEVEHNTYYLLEMYINNSVVGGRNAAEEHLNHSCLLAMMEDQNDCINISLQLKSYVEYPMCMAKIIWLTMIAIVLVFTISIVIYKIVQENEQNYCKHRVAAAVSTILRRKSFGYAGRTISTTKIHPFPVKTSNQQIPLTAQTTEKLPIIPEQEHCHVGASNIEVADVAV